One window of Anaerolineales bacterium genomic DNA carries:
- the rpiB gene encoding ribose 5-phosphate isomerase B translates to MKVAVGCDHAGFPLKYVVLESVASLGHEVIDVGSFSEDAVDFPDFTKKVGEKIQNAEAERGILICGSGIGAAIAANKMKGVYASICHDTYSAAQGVMHDAMNVLCLGGRVIGPELVKVLVPAFLNAEYLGDKFGGERFARRVGKIKDIEEENR, encoded by the coding sequence ATGAAAGTTGCGGTTGGTTGCGATCATGCAGGATTCCCGTTGAAATATGTCGTTCTCGAGTCGGTCGCATCGCTTGGACATGAAGTGATCGATGTGGGCAGTTTCAGCGAGGATGCGGTGGATTTTCCCGATTTCACGAAGAAGGTCGGCGAGAAGATTCAAAATGCGGAGGCGGAACGCGGGATCTTGATATGCGGTTCGGGGATCGGCGCGGCAATCGCCGCGAATAAAATGAAAGGCGTTTATGCCTCGATCTGCCATGATACCTATTCCGCCGCGCAGGGCGTAATGCACGACGCCATGAATGTCCTCTGCCTCGGCGGTCGCGTGATCGGACCGGAATTGGTAAAAGTTCTTGTGCCAGCGTTTTTGAATGCCGAGTATCTGGGGGATAAATTCGGCGGCGAGCGATTTGCCCGCCGTGTGGGAAAGATCAAGGATATTGAAGAAGAGAATCGTTAA
- a CDS encoding 4a-hydroxytetrahydrobiopterin dehydratase, with protein MSLATGKCIPCRKGDPTLTDAEVSGLLSQVPEWALIEVEGIKRLQRVFKLKDYAEALALANRIAAIAEEEDHHPLITLEWGRVTVQWWTHVVKGLHKNDFIMAARTDELFGE; from the coding sequence ATGAGCCTTGCAACCGGAAAATGCATTCCATGTCGAAAAGGCGACCCCACCTTGACCGATGCTGAGGTGAGCGGGCTATTATCGCAAGTTCCTGAATGGGCGCTAATTGAAGTGGAAGGGATCAAACGCTTGCAGCGCGTCTTCAAACTGAAGGATTATGCAGAAGCGCTGGCTCTCGCGAACAGGATCGCCGCAATCGCAGAAGAGGAAGACCACCATCCGCTAATCACGCTGGAGTGGGGCAGGGTGACCGTCCAATGGTGGACTCATGTGGTCAAAGGCTTGCACAAGAACGATTTCATCATGGCGGCAAGAACGGACGAATTATTCGGGGAATGA
- a CDS encoding bifunctional transaldolase/phosoglucose isomerase, with protein sequence MTETIKKLTALGQSLWYDNIQRRLLVNGELKAMIDRGDIRGVTSNPTIFQNAIAKTNDYDAALVPLAWGGWDAERIFWQLAVEDIQEACDFFSPLYDSTDGGDGFVSIEVSPNLARDTEGTIKQAQELWSRVNRPNLMVKIPATKEGVPAIRASIAAGINVNVTLIFSLSRYAEVMNAYLEGIEDRVAKNLPVQHVASVASFFVSRVDSKIDPKLPEDSPLRGKAAVANAKLAYEQFEDIFTSPRFASLKARFRARVQRPLWASTGTKNPKYSDTLYVDELIGPDTVNTVPPATLDAFRDHGTATMTITRDLEKVQQIFVDLKAQGISMSTVTQELEDEGVKAFTDAFKALLDSIEERRKAALASIAPLADSVSERLSQLEIESFPKRLWEHDVTLWSGADDPEGRAEAAKRLGWLDSVDDARRRLDDYLSFAKQIHDEKIDRVLVIGMGGSSLTAEVLSSLLANFRIDAKLSLAILDSTDPAQVAEAVKNYPPDKSLYIIASKSGGTAELMAAFDYLWELSDHDGSRFIVTTDPGTSLEKLANDRGFRKVFNADPTVGGRFSALTDFGLVPAALLGIDFDKFLGNADRMRKQSLADVPAARNPGVALGALIAESALMGRDKLTVLADAPVAAMAGWIEQVIAESSGKHGKGILPVVLEPLGKPEDYGSDRLFVYIKCNGELEAGISELKKAGFPVIDFPMESAYDASAEFFRWEIAISTACHILGINAFDQPDVQESKLRTIAKIKDYQSTGKLAEAGLVDVKDANKAIEEFLANPHAGEFVTINAYLPRNPEMIEAIQTLRVAIRAKTKLPVTAGFGPRFQHSTGQFHKGGPNKGRFIQFVYDAEKDMDIPGQGLTFGTLIRAQALGDYEALKAAGRKVLRIRLSKPEDIEDLLK encoded by the coding sequence ATGACCGAAACGATCAAGAAGTTGACCGCTCTTGGGCAGTCCCTGTGGTATGACAACATTCAACGTAGGTTATTGGTAAATGGGGAATTGAAGGCAATGATCGACCGCGGCGATATTCGCGGTGTGACCTCGAACCCGACCATCTTCCAAAATGCCATTGCCAAGACGAACGATTATGATGCCGCGCTGGTTCCGCTGGCTTGGGGCGGTTGGGATGCAGAGAGGATATTCTGGCAACTGGCCGTTGAGGATATTCAGGAAGCCTGCGACTTCTTTTCTCCGTTGTACGACTCGACCGACGGTGGGGATGGGTTTGTCAGCATAGAGGTCAGTCCAAATCTGGCGCGGGATACCGAGGGAACGATCAAGCAGGCGCAGGAACTTTGGAGCCGTGTAAATCGCCCGAATTTGATGGTGAAGATTCCTGCCACCAAGGAGGGCGTTCCCGCCATCCGCGCCAGTATTGCTGCGGGGATCAACGTCAATGTTACGCTTATTTTTTCCCTTTCCCGTTACGCCGAAGTGATGAATGCATACCTCGAAGGCATCGAAGACCGTGTTGCCAAGAACCTTCCGGTGCAGCATGTGGCATCTGTCGCGTCGTTCTTTGTCTCGCGGGTGGACTCAAAGATCGACCCGAAACTGCCCGAAGATTCCCCGCTTCGCGGCAAAGCAGCAGTTGCCAACGCCAAACTCGCCTACGAACAATTCGAGGACATCTTCACATCGCCACGATTTGCCTCCCTAAAGGCACGCTTCCGCGCGCGTGTTCAGCGTCCTTTATGGGCATCCACCGGCACCAAGAACCCAAAATATTCCGATACCCTTTATGTCGACGAACTGATCGGACCCGATACCGTCAATACCGTCCCGCCTGCCACGCTGGACGCTTTCCGCGATCACGGCACTGCGACCATGACCATCACGCGCGATCTTGAAAAGGTACAGCAGATCTTCGTCGACCTCAAGGCACAGGGGATTTCCATGAGCACGGTCACGCAGGAACTTGAAGACGAAGGCGTGAAAGCCTTTACGGATGCGTTCAAAGCCTTGCTGGATTCAATCGAAGAGCGACGGAAAGCTGCGCTCGCCTCGATCGCGCCGTTGGCTGATTCTGTTTCTGAAAGATTATCCCAGCTGGAGATTGAGTCTTTTCCCAAACGCCTCTGGGAACATGATGTAACGCTCTGGTCCGGTGCAGACGACCCCGAAGGCCGGGCTGAGGCTGCCAAACGGCTCGGCTGGTTGGATTCCGTCGACGACGCCCGTAGGCGGCTTGATGATTATCTCTCATTCGCAAAACAAATCCATGATGAAAAGATCGACCGGGTTCTTGTCATTGGCATGGGTGGATCATCTCTGACCGCTGAAGTGCTCAGCTCTTTACTTGCCAACTTCAGGATCGACGCAAAACTTTCGCTTGCCATTCTGGACTCCACTGACCCGGCTCAGGTTGCGGAAGCGGTAAAGAATTACCCGCCGGATAAATCGCTTTACATCATTGCCAGCAAATCCGGCGGGACAGCCGAACTGATGGCTGCCTTCGATTACCTCTGGGAATTGAGCGATCATGACGGCTCGCGTTTCATTGTTACTACAGATCCCGGAACTTCACTGGAAAAACTGGCAAACGACCGCGGTTTCCGCAAAGTCTTTAATGCAGACCCGACGGTAGGCGGTCGTTTCTCTGCATTGACGGACTTCGGATTGGTCCCAGCCGCTTTGCTCGGCATCGACTTCGATAAATTTCTCGGCAATGCAGACAGGATGCGCAAACAATCTCTGGCAGATGTACCTGCCGCGCGCAACCCGGGAGTGGCGTTGGGTGCTCTGATCGCAGAATCCGCTTTGATGGGTAGGGACAAGCTCACGGTCCTGGCGGATGCGCCGGTGGCAGCGATGGCGGGATGGATCGAACAGGTCATTGCCGAGTCCAGTGGCAAGCATGGCAAAGGCATTCTACCCGTGGTATTGGAACCGCTTGGCAAACCGGAAGATTACGGTAGCGACCGGCTGTTCGTGTACATCAAGTGCAACGGCGAGTTGGAAGCGGGCATATCCGAGTTGAAGAAAGCCGGCTTTCCGGTGATCGATTTTCCGATGGAGAGCGCCTACGATGCCAGCGCTGAATTCTTCCGCTGGGAGATCGCGATTTCGACGGCGTGCCACATTCTTGGAATCAACGCATTTGACCAGCCGGACGTGCAGGAGAGCAAATTGCGTACCATTGCCAAGATCAAGGATTATCAGTCCACGGGCAAACTTGCAGAAGCCGGTTTGGTGGATGTTAAGGATGCGAATAAAGCCATTGAAGAGTTTTTAGCAAACCCGCATGCAGGTGAATTTGTGACGATCAACGCTTATTTACCGCGCAATCCTGAAATGATTGAAGCGATTCAAACCTTGCGGGTAGCCATTAGGGCAAAGACAAAACTGCCTGTGACGGCTGGTTTCGGTCCACGCTTCCAGCACTCGACGGGGCAGTTCCACAAAGGCGGTCCAAACAAGGGCCGTTTCATTCAGTTCGTGTACGATGCTGAAAAAGACATGGATATTCCCGGTCAGGGTCTCACCTTTGGCACGCTCATCCGCGCGCAGGCGCTGGGTGATTACGAAGCTTTGAAAGCGGCGGGACGCAAAGTTTTGCGCATCCGCCTCTCGAAGCCTGAAGATATCGAGGATTTGTTGAAATGA
- the tkt gene encoding transketolase, giving the protein MTTSELQSKAINTLRFLSADGVQKANSGHPGLPMGAAAMAYTVWTRHLRHNPRNPKWMGRDRFILSGGHGSMLLYSLLHLSGYDLSLEQLQNFRQWGSLTPGHPEYGLTPGVEVTTGPLGQGFANGVGMAIAAAHLAALFNKPGHELVDSYIYAIVTDGDLMEGVASEAASLAGHLSLGRLIYLYDDNKISIDGSTDLAFTEDRAKRFEAYGWHIQRVEDGNDVDAIDKAIQTAKTDPRPSLILCRTIIGFGAPTRQGTQKAHGEPLGDEELNAAKSNLGWPQEPRFLIPEDVLTFFRKAIDRGRELEADWNARCDAYARLYPEQGAEFNRRVVMGNLPDGWESTLPTFPADSKGMATRAASGKVINALAAKLPELIGGSADLAPSNNTKIDGSPAFQKGSPEGRNFHFGVREHAMGSILNGMAVYGGVIPYGGTFLVFADYMRAAVRLAALSHYPSIFIFTHDSVGLGEDGPTHQPIEHLTSLRLIPNLVVVRPADANETAKAWKVALSRRDGPTVLALTRQNVPTLETPAPVEKGAYVLKDFGAPEIILMASGSEVGLILEAAQKLANEGRGVRVVSFPSWELFEKQDEAYRESVLPKNIQKRLAVEAGATLGWERYAKSVIGIERFGASAPYKIIFEKLGFTVENIVAKAREL; this is encoded by the coding sequence ATGACAACCTCTGAACTTCAAAGCAAGGCAATCAATACACTTCGATTTTTGTCGGCCGATGGCGTGCAAAAAGCCAACTCGGGCCACCCGGGTCTCCCGATGGGAGCGGCGGCAATGGCATACACGGTCTGGACCCGTCATTTGAGACATAATCCGCGCAATCCAAAATGGATGGGACGCGACCGCTTCATCCTTTCGGGCGGGCATGGGTCGATGCTTCTGTATTCCCTCCTCCATTTGAGCGGATACGACCTATCACTCGAACAATTGCAGAACTTCCGCCAGTGGGGCAGCCTGACACCCGGTCATCCCGAATACGGCTTGACTCCCGGCGTGGAAGTCACCACCGGCCCGCTCGGGCAGGGATTCGCGAACGGTGTGGGAATGGCGATCGCCGCGGCGCATCTTGCCGCCTTGTTCAATAAACCCGGCCATGAATTGGTCGATTCTTATATCTATGCCATCGTCACCGACGGCGATTTGATGGAAGGGGTTGCCTCCGAGGCGGCATCCCTGGCTGGGCATCTCTCGCTCGGGCGGCTTATCTATCTCTACGACGATAACAAAATATCCATTGACGGCTCCACCGATCTCGCATTCACGGAAGACCGCGCCAAGCGCTTCGAAGCATATGGCTGGCACATCCAACGCGTGGAAGATGGCAACGACGTCGACGCCATCGATAAAGCCATCCAAACTGCCAAGACCGACCCGCGCCCTTCCCTGATCCTTTGCCGCACCATTATTGGTTTCGGTGCTCCAACACGACAGGGGACACAGAAAGCCCATGGGGAACCCCTCGGCGATGAAGAACTCAACGCTGCAAAATCCAACCTCGGCTGGCCCCAGGAGCCGCGTTTCCTTATCCCTGAGGATGTGCTGACATTTTTCCGGAAAGCCATCGACCGCGGACGCGAACTCGAAGCGGATTGGAATGCACGTTGTGACGCCTATGCGCGTTTATATCCTGAACAAGGCGCGGAATTTAACCGCCGGGTGGTCATGGGAAATCTCCCCGATGGATGGGAATCTACATTACCAACATTTCCTGCTGACTCGAAAGGCATGGCAACCCGCGCCGCTTCGGGCAAGGTCATCAACGCGCTCGCCGCTAAACTTCCCGAACTCATCGGAGGTTCGGCGGATCTAGCACCATCGAACAACACGAAGATCGATGGTTCGCCTGCCTTCCAAAAAGGATCGCCTGAGGGACGGAACTTCCACTTTGGCGTGCGCGAACATGCGATGGGTTCCATCTTAAACGGCATGGCGGTATATGGCGGCGTTATTCCGTATGGGGGGACGTTCCTTGTCTTTGCAGATTACATGCGGGCTGCGGTCCGCCTGGCGGCGCTTTCACATTACCCGTCCATCTTTATTTTTACGCACGATTCGGTGGGATTGGGGGAGGATGGTCCCACGCATCAGCCGATCGAGCATTTGACTTCCTTGAGGCTTATTCCAAACCTTGTTGTTGTGCGTCCGGCAGATGCCAATGAGACCGCCAAGGCATGGAAGGTTGCCCTCTCACGGCGCGACGGTCCCACTGTGTTGGCTTTGACCCGGCAAAATGTCCCGACGTTGGAAACCCCCGCTCCGGTTGAAAAAGGCGCTTACGTGCTGAAGGACTTCGGCGCGCCCGAGATCATCCTTATGGCATCCGGCTCGGAGGTGGGTTTGATCCTGGAAGCCGCACAGAAACTCGCGAATGAGGGCAGGGGCGTGCGCGTGGTTTCATTCCCAAGCTGGGAATTGTTCGAGAAACAGGATGAAGCTTATCGCGAGTCGGTGCTGCCGAAAAACATTCAGAAGAGACTCGCCGTCGAAGCCGGGGCAACCCTCGGCTGGGAGCGATACGCGAAGAGCGTCATCGGCATCGAGCGTTTCGGCGCGTCCGCACCGTATAAAATCATTTTCGAGAAGCTCGGTTTTACAGTTGAAAATATTGTTGCCAAGGCGAGAGAGCTATAG